The DNA sequence GTCTACTACACCAACACCCACGAGGTCCGCTCGCGCGACCGGTTCATCGCCGAGACGGTGGCGTTCCACGAAGCCGTGCCCGGGCACCATTTCGAGAACTCGCTGGCGCAGGAGCTGACCGGGTTGCCGCAGCTGCGCCGGATCGCGCCGGTGACCGCCTACAGCGAGGGCTGGGGGCTCTACACCGAGCGGCTGGCCGACGAGATGGGCCTGTTCTCCGGCGACCTGATGCGCCTCGGCGTGGTCGCCGAGGACTCCGTCCGCGCCGCGCGGCTGGTGGTCGACACCGGCCTGCACGCGCTGCGCTGGACCCGTGAGCAGTGCGTCGGGTTCCTCCGCGCGCACACCGTGCTCAGCGAGGTCGAAGTGCAGTCCGAAACCGACCGGTACATCGAGTGCCCCGGGCAGGCGCTGGCCTACATGACCGGCCGGCTGGAGCTCGTCCGGCTGCGCCGGTTCGCCGAGGAGGCCCTCGGGGATTCCTTCGACATCAAGGAGTTCCACGGCGTGGTGCTCGGCGGCGGGCCGGTGCCGCTGAAGGTGCTGGACGACGTCGTGCGTGCCTGGGTCGCGTCCGGCTGATTCAGTGCTGCATGCCGTAGGACTTCTGGCACGGGTAGCCGTCGCCGGTGGCCGACCAGCTCGCCGGGTAGCCGCTCTGCGCCCACGCCGCGTAGGCCTGGGCGTAGGTGTAGCCGCGGGAGTACAGCCACTGGCACGGCGTCTGGCCGGCCGAGGGCGTGATGCTGATCCACGGCTGGGCGTTGTACCAGCTCGGCTGCGCGTACCACTGGCTCGTCACCGCGGCGCCCTGGCTCTTCGGCTGGACGTAGACGGTCTGCGGCGCCGGTACGACGACCGTCTGCGGCGCCGGCGCGGTGACGGTCGGCGTGCTCGGGGCCGTGACGGTCGCCGTCGAGGCCGGGGCCTGGGCCGCGCTGCCGGCGAGCGTGCGCCCGGGAAGCCCGCACGCGCCCAGGGCGAGCACGGCGGAAATCATCGCGGTGGCGCGGAGAATACGCATGGTCCTGCTCATTTCGTCCGGGTCATGTGACTGCCGGCGAGAACGCCACCGGAAACGGTGTAGGAACCGGAAAAGACGCGGGTGCTGCCGTCGGTCTGCACCGCGGACAACACGACGTACACCGTGTTCCCGCGGACGTCGGTGACGGTCACCGTGTCCCACGACGTCGTCGAGAAACCGTTGACGTACTTGGTGTACCCGCCGCCCCCGGCGATTCTGCTGCCACCGAGCGACCACGCCGTGGTGAAATCGCGGCGGTTGAGCGCGTCGTAGTAGGCGATCACCGTCTGCGCCGCCGACGTGTCCACCGGCGCGACGTAGACCGGCGGCTGCTGCACGTAGACGGTTTGCGGCGCGGGCACCGCGATCGTGCTGGTCACCGCCGTCTGCCGGCTCGCCGCGACCGGGACCGGCACACCCGCCACGGGCACGCCACAGGCCGCGGCACCCACCATGACGAGGGCGGCGACGAGAATTCCGGGAGCTTTCATGGGAAATCAACTTCTTCCGTGTTCGCCACCCAGGAATCGGCCGCCCGCGGCATTCTGCAACGCTTTCCCGGAAACGCGACCCAAGCGTTACTCCGTTGGATTCAGACGTTCTGCCGCGCGATGTCGTAGGCCGTCATCGCGGCGGCCAGATGACGGGCGTCGGCGGCCTGCGTCGCGTCGTAGCCGGTGATCAAGTGAATCCGGCCCAGACGGTAGGTCAGCGTGTTGCGGTGGATGCTCAACGCACTCGCCGCTTCGCCGCGGTTGTACCCCGAGACGACGAACGCGCGCAGGGCGTCGATCAGGTGCGGGTGGTCTTCGAGCGGGGCCAGCACCCGCGCGAGCGCGTCGCGTGCCGGGCTCGGGCGGGCGAGCTGGTACTCGATGGCGAGGTCGGCCAGCCGGTAGAGCCGCGCGGGCCGCCGCAGGTTCTCCGCCAGGGTCAGGACTTCCACGGCTTCGGAGTGCGCCGCCGGGATGTCCGCGTGGGTCTCCGCCCGGGCCGCGGCGGCGGTGCAGGGCCGGCCGCAGATCTCGTCGACCCGCGCGGCCACGGCGTCGGCCGCGACGCCGTCCGGGACCAGCAGCACCCCGCCGTCCCCCTTGAAGGTCACCAGCACCTGACTGTCCACATCGGACCGGACGGCACGGAAGAGGTCCGTCGCCGCCCGGGAGCCGGCCGACGCGGGCAGCGCGGGCAGGTGGAACACGACGACGTCGTAGCTCTCCGGCAGTTCGCGACGGCGCACCGGGCGGCCCGCGAGCAGGCTCGCCGCGAGATTCTGCCGGTCTTCGCGCTGTTCCCAGTCGAGGTCTTCCCGCTCGCGCAGGTACGCCTCGGCCACGCGCGGCATCACCTCGCCGAGGAAGTCGAGCATCCGGGCACCCAGCACGGCCCGGTCGCCGGTGAGCTGCTCCCAGGCGACGCTCGCGGCGAGCGGGTAGATCTTGAGCACGGCTTCGAGCGGCAGGCCGTCGCGGGCGCGCTCGGCGCCCCAGGCGATCGGCAGGGCCAGCTCGTCCTCGGTCGGGCGCCGGCCTTCGGCGACGGTGGTGAGGAACAGCTCGAACACCGC is a window from the Amycolatopsis sp. NBC_00355 genome containing:
- a CDS encoding PucR family transcriptional regulator, with the protein product MDPVAELFPRSGEIASAMITRCAAEIPEYRLLPASVLAGDLVANATAVFELFLTTVAEGRRPTEDELALPIAWGAERARDGLPLEAVLKIYPLAASVAWEQLTGDRAVLGARMLDFLGEVMPRVAEAYLREREDLDWEQREDRQNLAASLLAGRPVRRRELPESYDVVVFHLPALPASAGSRAATDLFRAVRSDVDSQVLVTFKGDGGVLLVPDGVAADAVAARVDEICGRPCTAAAARAETHADIPAAHSEAVEVLTLAENLRRPARLYRLADLAIEYQLARPSPARDALARVLAPLEDHPHLIDALRAFVVSGYNRGEAASALSIHRNTLTYRLGRIHLITGYDATQAADARHLAAAMTAYDIARQNV